The following proteins are co-located in the Palaemon carinicauda isolate YSFRI2023 chromosome 3, ASM3689809v2, whole genome shotgun sequence genome:
- the LOC137638447 gene encoding rhodopsin-like — protein MGYWEDPTNMASNGMPSTNPYGNYTVVDTVPHDLLYMVDTHWYQFPPMNPLWYNLIGFWMVVMGSLAIGGNFVVIWVFMCTKSLRSPANMYVVNLALSDFGMMFCMCPPILVNCYYQTWAFSDVACHIYGLLGSVFGTASIWSMVFITLDRYNVIVKGLSGQPLTVNGALLRIFIVWAQTIFWGVLPLFGFCRYVPEGNMTACGTDYLSEDIYSQVYLYLYAADCYILPLFLIIFCYTFIMKAVFNHEKQMREQAKKMGVKSLRNDPEAKKTSSECRLAKVALTTVSLWFMAWTPYFVINMAGLLYKPMVTPLFSIWGSVFAKANAVYNPIVYAISHPKYRAAMEKKIPCLSCATERDDDASNASDATTVASTNEKE, from the coding sequence ATGGGATACTGGGAGGATCCTACTAACATGGCCAGTAACGGTATGCCCTCAACAAACCCCTATGGGAATTACACCGTAGTTGACACGGTGCCCCAtgacctcctttatatggttgataCCCACTGGTACCAGTTTCCTCCTATGAACCCTCTTTGGTATAATCTAATCGGGTTTTGGATGGTCGTCATGGGCTCCCTTGCCATTGGTGGTAACTTCGTTGTCATCTGGGTCTTCATGTGCACCAAGTCTCTCCGATCTCCTGCTAATATGTACGTCGTGAATTTGGCTCTATCCGACTTTGGAATGATGTTTTGCATGTGCCCACCAATTCTAGTCAACTGCTATTACCAGACGTGGGCTTTCAGCGATGTCGCCTGCCACATATATGGCCTGTTGGGTTCTGTCTTCGGAACAGCATCTATTTGGTCGATGGTCTTTATCACTTTGGATCGTTACAATGTCATCGTCAAGGGTCTTTCAGGACAGCCCTTGACTGTCAATGGCGCTTTACTGCGAATTTTCATCGTATGGGCACAAACAATATTTTGGGGTGTTCTTCCTCTCTTTGGCTTTTGCAGGTATGTTCCTGAAGGCAACATGACCGCCTGCGGTACTGATTACCTCTCTGAAGATATTTATAGTCAAGTATACCTGTATCTTTATGCTGCAGATTGCTACATCCTTCCTCTGTTCTTGATTATCTTTTGCTATACATTCATCATGAAAGCTGTTTTCAACCATGAAAAACAAATGCGGGAACAGGCTAAAAAAATGGGTGTAAAGTCCCTGAGAAATGACCCAGAAGCTAAAAAGACCTCAAGCGAATGCCGTCTTGCGAAGGTAGCCCTAACGACTGTGTCCCTATGGTTTATGGCGTGGACTCCTTATTTTGTCATCAATATGGCAGGTCTTTTGTACAAGCCTATGGTCACTCCCCTGTTTTCCATTTGGGGTTCAGTCTTTGCTAAGGCCAATGCAGTGTACAACCCTATTGTTTATGCTATCAGTCATCCCAAATACAGAGCTGCTATGGAAAAGAAGATTCCATGCCTCTCATGCGCTACTGAAAGAGATGATGATGCCAGCAACGCCTCTGATGCCACGACAGTTGCATCTACCAATGAAAAGGAATAG
- the LOC137638449 gene encoding rhodopsin-like, with the protein MGYWEDPTNMASSGMPSTNPYGNYTVVDTVPHDLLYMVDTHWYQFPPMNPLWYNLIAFWMVVMGSLAIGGNFVVIWVFMCTKSLRSPANMYVVNLALSDFGMMFCMCPPILVNCYYQTWAFSDVACHIYGMLGSVFGTASIWSMVFITLDRYNVIVKGLSGQPLTVNGALLRIFIVWAQTLFWGVLPLFGLCRYVPEGNMTACGTDYLSEDIYSQVYLYLYAADCYILPLFLIIFCYTFIMKAVFNHEKQMREQAKKMGVKSLRNDPEAKKTSSECRLAKVALTTVSLWFIAWTPYFVINMAGLLYKPMVTPLFSIWGSVFAKANAVYNPIVYAISHPKYRAAMEKKIPCLSCTTERDDDASNASDATTVASTNEKE; encoded by the coding sequence ATGGGATACTGGGAGGATCCTACTAACATGGCCAGTAGCGGTATGCCCTCAACAAACCCCTACGGGAACTACACCGTAGTTGACACGGTGCCCCAtgacctcctttatatggttgataCCCACTGGTACCAGTTTCCTCCTATGAACCCTCTTTGGTATAATCTGATCGCATTTTGGATGGTCGTCATGGGCTCCCTTGCCATTGGTGGTAACTTCGTTGTCATCTGGGTCTTCATGTGCACCAAGTCTCTCCGATCTCCTGCTAATATGTACGTCGTGAATTTGGCTCTATCCGACTTTGGAATGATGTTTTGCATGTGCCCACCAATTCTAGTCAACTGCTATTACCAGACGTGGGCTTTCAGCGATGTCGCCTGCCACATATATGGAATGTTGGGTTCAGTCTTCGGAACTGCCTCTATTTGGTCGATGGTCTTTATCACTTTAGATCGTTACAATGTCATCGTCAAGGGTCTTTCAGGACAGCCCTTGACTGTCAATGGCGCTTTACTGCGAATTTTCATTGTATGGGCACAAACATTATTCTGGGGTGTTCTTCCTCTCTTTGGCTTATGTAGGTATGTTCCTGAAGGCAACATGACCGCCTGCGGTACTGATTACCTCTCTGAAGATATTTATAGTCAAGTATACCTGTATCTTTATGCCGCAGATTGCTACATCCTTCCTCTATTCTTGATTATCTTTTGCTATACATTCATCATGAAAGCTGTTTTCAACCATGAAAAACAAATGCGGGAACAAGCTAAAAAAATGGGTGTAAAGTCCCTGAGAAATGACCCAGAAGCTAAAAAGACTTCAAGCGAATGCCGTCTTGCTAAGGTTGCCCTAACGACTGTGTCCCTATGGTTTATTGCTTGGACTCCTTACTTTGTCATCAATATGGCAGGTCTTCTATACAAGCCTATGGTCACTCCTCTGTTTTCCATTTGGGGTTCAGTCTTTGCTAAGGCCAATGCAGTGTACAACCCTATTGTTTATGCTATCAGTCATCCCAAATACAGAGCCGCTATGGAAAAGAAGATTCCATGCCTCTCATGCACTACTGAAAGAGATGATGATGCCAGCAACGCATCTGATGCCACGACAGTTGCATCTACCAATGAAAAGGAATAG